The sequence below is a genomic window from Planctomycetia bacterium.
ATGCGGTTCGTCACCGACTGGCGTCTCCGAGCGCATGCCTCCCCTTACTACGCAACCGGCGTCGTGATGAACTCCCTTTATGTTCATCTCTTTTTCGCCGTGACGACGACCGCTCTTTGGATCGTCGTCATGGCGCGCGCGCTGCGCAACATTCCGAATCCTCCCGGCCCTTGTCGGCATAGCGCGTGGCATCGGCGCTGGGGTTGGATCGCCGCGCTCGACATGCTCGGCACATCCGTTACCGGCTGGCTATTCTATTGGCTGGCGTTCGTCGCTTAGCGCTCGTAGCTCTACTTGTTGTTCTCGACGATCGGATCGCGCGGAGCCGGCTGCGGCGATGCTGCGGTCGTCTCGAACGGGCTCATTCGTTGCGTCGGCCGACCGGCCGTCGCCGCCACGCGGTTGATCGAATTCAAGAACGCCAGCGCGCTCGCTTCCACGCTGTCGGTCGACACGCCTCGGCCGCGATAAAGCTGGCCGTTGTGCTCGACCTCGACCGTCACTTCCGCTTGCGCGTCTTTGCCGACGGTAACGCTATGAATGCTGAAGTCGCGGCAGGCCACGTCGATGCC
It includes:
- a CDS encoding DUF420 domain-containing protein; amino-acid sequence: MDGFLGTRASIMLDIVFLAMFAVVPTLAWSIHLVRNRRNYRLHKQVQVTLGIVLLIAVTLFEIDMRFVTDWRLRAHASPYYATGVVMNSLYVHLFFAVTTTALWIVVMARALRNIPNPPGPCRHSAWHRRWGWIAALDMLGTSVTGWLFYWLAFVA